The proteins below come from a single Candidatus Woesearchaeota archaeon genomic window:
- a CDS encoding adenylosuccinate lyase produces MAGINLFDNISPIDFRYYGRSKKALEELKPYLSESAMIAYMAKVEAALAKALAKKGICPDSIAGEIERAAGQLKAEEVYAEEDRIKHNIRALANSIRDKVSEEAKPFVHFSATSHDIICSADAARFRDFTNNILVPALVEFEKTLIGLAKREAKTLQIGRTHGQHAEPITFGFAIAQYVSRLGKRIIKLRETGNNLRGKIAGAVGAYNASSLFIKDPEVFEYEVLEQLGIRPSPISTQVVEAEYMADYIHAVTSAFGILASLADDMRHLQRSEIAEVAESFGEKQVGSSTMPHKRNPINFENVKGMWKEFMPRMSTLYMDQLCEHQRDLTNSVTSRFVPEILAALYLSVGRLNRVMSKLVVDKSSLQKNFGQNRDMISAEPAYILLAAHDHPDAHEHVRKLTLEAQKKKAPFQDLVLGDNSLKPYLKKFTKEQLDIIREPEKYTGIAEKKALSVCREWEEKLLDM; encoded by the coding sequence ATGGCAGGCATAAACCTTTTCGACAATATTTCTCCAATAGATTTTAGGTATTACGGCAGGAGCAAAAAAGCACTGGAAGAACTGAAGCCTTATCTCTCTGAATCTGCGATGATTGCATACATGGCAAAGGTAGAGGCAGCCCTGGCAAAAGCTTTGGCAAAAAAAGGGATATGCCCTGACAGCATAGCAGGCGAGATAGAAAGGGCAGCCGGCCAGTTAAAAGCAGAAGAGGTCTATGCCGAAGAAGACAGGATTAAGCACAATATTCGCGCTCTGGCAAATTCAATAAGGGATAAGGTAAGCGAAGAAGCAAAGCCTTTTGTGCATTTCTCAGCTACCAGCCATGACATAATCTGCTCCGCAGATGCGGCAAGATTCAGGGATTTCACCAATAATATCCTTGTGCCGGCGCTTGTTGAGTTCGAAAAAACATTGATTGGGTTGGCAAAAAGGGAAGCAAAAACACTTCAGATAGGAAGAACCCACGGCCAGCACGCCGAGCCAATAACCTTCGGGTTTGCCATAGCACAGTATGTCTCAAGGCTGGGAAAAAGGATAATAAAGCTAAGGGAAACAGGCAACAATCTCAGGGGAAAGATAGCAGGCGCTGTTGGAGCCTATAATGCCTCGTCCCTATTCATAAAAGACCCGGAAGTTTTCGAATATGAAGTCTTAGAGCAGCTGGGCATAAGGCCCTCCCCGATATCAACCCAGGTTGTGGAAGCAGAGTATATGGCTGATTACATTCACGCCGTAACAAGCGCTTTCGGCATTTTGGCCAGTCTGGCTGATGATATGAGGCATCTGCAAAGGTCTGAAATAGCCGAAGTGGCAGAATCATTTGGAGAAAAGCAGGTAGGCTCTTCCACAATGCCCCATAAAAGGAATCCTATCAACTTTGAAAATGTCAAGGGAATGTGGAAGGAATTCATGCCGCGGATGTCAACCCTCTACATGGACCAGCTTTGTGAGCACCAGAGGGACCTTACCAATAGTGTAACTTCAAGGTTTGTGCCCGAAATACTGGCAGCACTATACTTATCAGTAGGAAGGCTTAACAGGGTCATGTCAAAGCTTGTCGTCGACAAGTCCAGCCTGCAGAAAAACTTCGGACAGAACAGGGACATGATATCTGCGGAGCCGGCATATATTTTATTGGCAGCCCATGACCATCCTGATGCGCACGAGCATGTAAGGAAACTGACTTTGGAAGCTCAAAAAAAGAAAGCGCCTTTCCAGGACCTTGTCCTTGGTGATAATTCCCTAAAACCATACTTAAAAAAATTCACAAAAGAGCAGCTTGATATAATAAGAGAGCCCGAAAAATACACAGGGATAGCTGAAAAGAAGGCATTATCCGTCTGCAGGGAATGGGAAGAAAAGCTGCTGGATATGTAA
- a CDS encoding DUF87 domain-containing protein has protein sequence MKMQRELTAEQICRRLRPVMGDKIDKIYLRYALSENNDEKLEMEHAFKLLYEKHLNTHLLSEKVLLEPPEKDIVHGEYCLGTVNYADKDYYDFGLREKEWIRHVCITGMTGSGKTNLAFLIAKKFISKNKSFWIFDWKKSFRQLLLLDKDILCFTVGNPRVANLLRININRPPKNVDPKEWLSVLTDLITESFFASYGVHKLISEVLDEAFRDFGVYKGSDNYPTWYQIKDRLEEWSDEPSMRRGRESEWLESAIRIAHVLTFGHFGQAINHKGKYEMSVEEMLGSKIIFELHTLNTPEKKFFSEFLLAYIHKLKKANQEGAAGFRNAILVDEAHNIFLKDKTKFLKESVTDMVYREIREYGVALICMDQHISKLSETVIGNSATNIAFQQILPDDVYTVANLMQIRDNMKYFSMIPVGQAIVRLSERHFQPFLVRIPLVPDRQETVTDEAIRKRMHGRIKDEKRLKIFNDSVRTTNLRKEVEKLNMIMKSSGVGTLDDYSDLPYDERMKKEIEDARNIENVKSYISNNQGSLDFLKKLKGKNMPTTHLYSLLKKVSTRKCHQYRNDFAFMKLINVKEERNKKGVKKVLSLTERGDKILTVITAAKRKKR, from the coding sequence ATGAAAATGCAGCGGGAACTGACAGCTGAACAGATTTGTAGGAGACTTCGCCCGGTGATGGGTGATAAGATAGACAAGATTTACCTACGGTATGCGCTGTCAGAGAATAATGATGAGAAATTAGAGATGGAGCATGCTTTCAAGCTGCTGTATGAGAAGCACCTTAATACACACCTACTGTCTGAGAAAGTTCTCCTGGAGCCGCCTGAAAAGGACATTGTCCATGGGGAATACTGCCTTGGGACAGTGAATTATGCTGATAAGGATTATTATGATTTTGGCCTGAGGGAAAAGGAATGGATAAGGCATGTCTGCATAACAGGGATGACAGGATCGGGGAAAACAAACCTTGCTTTCCTGATAGCAAAGAAATTCATAAGCAAAAACAAGTCTTTCTGGATATTTGACTGGAAGAAGAGCTTCAGGCAGCTGCTGCTGCTTGACAAGGATATACTGTGCTTCACAGTCGGAAACCCAAGGGTAGCGAATCTTCTCAGGATAAACATAAACAGGCCACCAAAGAATGTCGATCCCAAAGAATGGCTGAGCGTGCTTACTGACCTTATAACAGAGAGCTTTTTTGCGAGCTACGGCGTGCACAAGCTTATCAGCGAGGTGCTTGACGAGGCTTTCCGCGATTTTGGGGTTTACAAGGGAAGCGACAATTACCCCACATGGTACCAGATCAAGGACAGGCTGGAGGAGTGGTCAGATGAGCCTTCCATGAGAAGGGGACGTGAGTCCGAGTGGCTGGAATCCGCTATCAGGATTGCCCATGTCCTTACTTTCGGCCATTTCGGGCAGGCTATAAACCACAAGGGAAAATATGAAATGTCCGTAGAAGAGATGCTCGGCAGCAAGATAATATTCGAGCTGCATACACTGAACACTCCCGAGAAGAAGTTTTTTTCCGAGTTTTTGCTTGCGTACATACACAAGCTCAAGAAGGCCAACCAGGAAGGCGCAGCAGGATTCAGGAATGCTATTCTTGTTGATGAGGCTCACAATATCTTCCTTAAGGACAAGACCAAGTTCCTGAAAGAGAGCGTAACAGACATGGTTTACCGTGAGATAAGGGAATATGGGGTTGCGCTAATATGCATGGACCAGCACATATCCAAGCTTTCTGAGACAGTCATAGGAAACTCTGCTACAAATATCGCTTTCCAGCAGATTCTGCCTGATGACGTCTATACGGTAGCTAATCTTATGCAGATAAGGGATAATATGAAGTATTTTTCCATGATACCTGTGGGGCAGGCGATAGTAAGGCTGAGCGAGAGGCACTTCCAGCCCTTTTTGGTCAGAATTCCGCTTGTTCCTGACAGGCAGGAAACTGTTACTGATGAGGCTATCCGGAAAAGGATGCACGGCAGGATAAAGGATGAGAAAAGGCTGAAGATATTCAATGACTCTGTCAGGACAACAAATCTCAGAAAGGAGGTCGAGAAGCTTAACATGATTATGAAATCAAGCGGAGTCGGCACACTGGATGATTATTCTGACCTGCCTTATGACGAGAGGATGAAGAAAGAGATAGAAGATGCGCGCAATATAGAAAATGTCAAGTCGTACATCAGCAATAATCAGGGCAGCCTTGATTTCCTAAAGAAGCTCAAGGGGAAAAATATGCCGACTACCCACCTTTATAGCCTGCTGAAGAAGGTTTCGACAAGGAAATGCCACCAGTACAGGAATGATTTTGCATTTATGAAGCTTATCAATGTCAAGGAAGAAAGAAATAAAAAGGGGGTGAAGAAGGTGTTGAGCCTGACTGAAAGGGGAGATAAAATTTTGACTGTGATTACAGCTGCAAAAAGAAAGAAGAGATAA
- a CDS encoding inositol monophosphatase, with product MRFLETAVRAAKQAGKVHLRYFNKKIKIRTKSSYNDRVTKADTESEKAIVKEIKKSFPRHNFLAEEKKYRKTKSVYTWIIDPLDGTNNFSSGMPIFCSSVALAKGSRIIIGVVYNPVAKELFHAEKGRGAYLNGKRIRVDSNNELKDCLLITGFYYNRGYMMLNNLVNIKYFFLRKILGLRRLGSAALDLCNVASARASGFWEFRLNPWDFAAGSLIVEEAGGIVTDRKGQHLGIKAGYVVASNGKIHDKMLKVLNRAY from the coding sequence ATGCGATTCCTTGAAACAGCAGTAAGGGCTGCCAAACAGGCTGGAAAGGTGCATCTCAGATACTTCAATAAAAAAATTAAAATCAGGACTAAATCAAGCTACAACGACCGTGTAACAAAAGCAGACACAGAATCCGAGAAAGCTATAGTAAAGGAAATAAAAAAATCATTCCCAAGGCATAATTTTCTTGCAGAAGAAAAAAAATACAGGAAAACAAAGTCAGTGTACACCTGGATAATCGACCCGTTAGACGGAACGAATAACTTCTCTTCAGGAATGCCGATTTTCTGCTCTTCAGTTGCGCTTGCCAAAGGCAGCCGGATTATCATCGGGGTTGTTTACAATCCTGTTGCAAAAGAGCTGTTCCATGCAGAAAAGGGCAGGGGAGCATATCTTAACGGAAAAAGAATCCGTGTAGATTCGAATAATGAGCTTAAGGACTGCCTGTTAATAACAGGCTTCTACTATAACAGGGGCTATATGATGCTCAACAATCTTGTAAATATCAAGTATTTCTTTCTCAGGAAAATACTCGGCCTTAGAAGGCTGGGCAGTGCAGCCCTGGACCTGTGCAATGTGGCATCGGCCAGGGCATCAGGCTTCTGGGAATTCAGGCTTAACCCGTGGGACTTTGCAGCAGGCTCGCTTATTGTCGAAGAGGCTGGAGGAATAGTCACTGACAGGAAAGGGCAGCATCTGGGCATAAAGGCAGGCTATGTTGTCGCTTCAAACGGAAAGATACATGACAAGATGCTGAAAGTTCTGAACAGGGCATACTAA
- a CDS encoding phosphoribosylaminoimidazolesuccinocarboxamide synthase has translation MISKEDIKKQIPFTLKETSLGIGKRIKGKVRDIYIADNRLFLIATDRQSAFDRNLANIPFKGQVLTQTSNFWFEQTKDIIPNHIISTPDPNVVVAKKLNVFPVEFVIRGYITGVTSTSAWTAYSKGEREFCGNILPEGLKKNQKFDRPIITPTTKSDEHDEKISAKEIVKRGLMTQEQWDFIADKTMKIFLKGQEIAAKNGLILVDTKYEFGCDEEGKIYLIDEIHTPDSSRYWLKDSYEERFAKGEEPENIDKEFLRLWFRKHCDPYKDEVLPEAPEELVIELSARYIRLYQMITGKKFKAEVGDVRQRIENSLKEKGFL, from the coding sequence ATGATATCAAAGGAAGACATAAAGAAACAGATACCATTTACTCTGAAAGAGACCAGCCTTGGCATAGGAAAGAGAATAAAGGGCAAGGTAAGGGACATATACATAGCTGATAACAGGCTTTTCCTTATTGCCACAGACAGGCAGTCAGCATTCGACAGGAATCTAGCAAACATACCTTTCAAGGGCCAGGTGCTGACGCAGACAAGCAATTTTTGGTTTGAGCAGACAAAAGACATCATCCCAAACCACATTATCAGCACTCCTGATCCTAATGTTGTTGTTGCCAAAAAGCTGAATGTATTTCCGGTTGAGTTTGTGATTAGGGGCTACATTACAGGAGTTACCTCAACAAGCGCATGGACAGCATATTCAAAAGGTGAAAGGGAGTTCTGCGGGAACATTCTGCCTGAAGGCCTGAAAAAAAACCAGAAATTCGACAGGCCCATAATAACTCCCACCACAAAATCAGATGAGCATGATGAAAAAATCTCTGCAAAGGAAATAGTGAAGCGCGGACTTATGACGCAGGAGCAGTGGGATTTTATCGCGGATAAGACAATGAAGATATTTTTGAAAGGCCAGGAAATTGCTGCAAAAAACGGCTTAATTCTGGTCGATACAAAGTACGAATTCGGTTGTGACGAGGAGGGAAAAATCTACCTCATAGACGAGATCCACACACCCGACTCATCAAGGTACTGGCTGAAAGACAGCTATGAAGAGAGGTTTGCCAAAGGCGAAGAGCCAGAAAATATTGACAAGGAATTTCTAAGGCTGTGGTTCAGGAAGCACTGCGATCCTTATAAGGATGAGGTCTTGCCTGAAGCACCTGAAGAACTAGTAATAGAGCTGTCAGCAAGGTACATCAGGCTGTACCAGATGATAACAGGAAAGAAGTTTAAGGCTGAAGTGGGCGACGTCAGGCAGAGGATCGAAAACAGCTTGAAAGAAAAGGGATTCCTATGA
- a CDS encoding CTP synthase, which produces MTKYIIVAGGVISGVGKGVTTASIAKILQEYGYSVTAIKIDPYLNYDAGTLRPTEHGEVWVTEDGGEIDQDLGNYERFLNVSIPKKNNITSGQIYRKVIDKERKGEFLGRTVQFIPHIPEEIIRRLKESGKGYDFCLVEIGGTIGDFENIPFLFAAKRLEREIGENNVLYVLVTYLPIPGHMGEMKTKPTQQAIRMLSETGIFPDFIICRASKALDDVRKKKVETYANISSEYIISEPDIDTIYRIPLDLEKENLGLKILAEFHMKLKRKPAFKKWADHVERIAKPKQKIRIALVGKYVDIGSFTLKDSYISINESLLHAGAALDTGVCIDWVDAKNLEKGLTGVLKKYNGIIVPGGFGSSGVEGKINAIRYARENNIPYLGLCYGLQLAVVEFARNVAGLEGANTTENNKKTKYPVIDVLPSQKEVLENHDYGGTMRLGAYAAKLEKNSRVYSLYGETGRLREDKKKIERLQKDKSQRFRLGKLKGGELILERHRHRYEVNPEFVSRLKEKGLAFSGHHIRGDDKKLMEFIELPDLDFFVATQAHPEFKSGLGNPHPLFLGFVKACKGR; this is translated from the coding sequence ATGACAAAATACATAATCGTCGCTGGCGGCGTCATTTCGGGCGTGGGCAAGGGCGTAACAACAGCTTCCATAGCAAAGATACTCCAGGAGTATGGCTACAGCGTAACCGCAATCAAGATAGACCCTTATCTCAACTATGATGCAGGCACGCTAAGGCCTACTGAGCATGGGGAAGTATGGGTAACCGAAGACGGCGGTGAGATAGACCAGGATCTTGGAAATTATGAGCGTTTTCTTAACGTGTCCATTCCAAAGAAAAACAATATAACATCTGGCCAGATATACAGGAAAGTCATTGACAAGGAAAGGAAAGGCGAGTTCCTGGGGAGGACAGTGCAGTTCATACCCCACATTCCCGAGGAAATTATCAGAAGATTAAAGGAATCAGGAAAAGGCTATGATTTCTGCCTTGTGGAGATAGGGGGCACCATAGGTGATTTTGAGAACATCCCCTTCCTGTTCGCAGCAAAAAGGCTGGAGCGGGAAATCGGCGAAAACAATGTGCTGTATGTGCTGGTAACTTATCTTCCGATTCCCGGCCATATGGGTGAGATGAAAACAAAGCCTACGCAGCAGGCAATAAGGATGCTCTCTGAAACAGGCATATTCCCCGATTTCATCATATGCAGGGCATCCAAGGCTTTGGATGATGTAAGAAAGAAAAAAGTAGAAACCTATGCAAATATTTCCTCTGAATATATAATCTCAGAGCCTGATATAGACACCATCTACAGAATACCGCTTGACCTGGAAAAAGAGAACCTGGGATTGAAGATACTTGCAGAATTCCATATGAAGCTGAAAAGAAAGCCGGCCTTCAAAAAATGGGCAGACCATGTTGAAAGGATAGCAAAGCCAAAGCAGAAAATAAGGATTGCCCTGGTCGGAAAATATGTTGATATTGGCAGCTTCACACTGAAAGACTCTTATATCTCGATAAACGAGTCCCTGCTGCACGCCGGCGCAGCCCTTGATACAGGGGTCTGCATAGACTGGGTAGATGCAAAAAACCTGGAAAAAGGCCTCACAGGCGTATTAAAAAAGTATAACGGCATCATCGTGCCGGGCGGATTCGGCTCTTCAGGGGTTGAGGGAAAAATCAATGCCATAAGGTATGCGCGCGAGAACAACATACCTTATCTAGGGTTGTGCTACGGTCTCCAGCTGGCTGTTGTCGAATTCGCAAGAAACGTTGCGGGGCTGGAAGGGGCAAACACGACCGAGAACAATAAAAAGACAAAGTATCCTGTGATAGACGTGCTGCCCTCGCAGAAAGAAGTCCTTGAAAATCACGATTACGGCGGAACGATGCGCCTGGGAGCATATGCAGCAAAGCTTGAAAAGAACAGCAGGGTATATTCATTATATGGGGAAACAGGCAGGCTCAGGGAGGATAAGAAAAAAATAGAAAGGCTGCAGAAAGACAAATCCCAGAGATTCAGGCTCGGAAAGCTGAAGGGCGGCGAGCTTATCCTGGAAAGGCACCGCCACAGGTATGAGGTAAATCCTGAATTTGTCAGCAGGCTGAAAGAAAAAGGCCTGGCCTTTTCCGGCCATCATATAAGGGGCGACGATAAAAAGCTGATGGAATTCATCGAGCTTCCTGATCTTGATTTCTTTGTTGCCACCCAGGCCCATCCTGAGTTCAAATCAGGCTTGGGAAACCCCCACCCACTGTTCCTTGGGTTTGTTAAGGCATGCAAAGGCAGGTAA
- the carB gene encoding carbamoyl-phosphate synthase (glutamine-hydrolyzing) large subunit: MKNKTKKENVKHNIKKVVILGSGAIKIGQAGEFDYSGSQAIKAMKEEGIRTVLINPNIATIQTSEALADEIYFIPITAYTVEQVIKKEKPDGILLAFGGQTALNCGVQLKKRGTLKKYKVKVLGTPVESIEVTEDRELFKRKLKQINAKTPKSISTQNVKQALAAAKKLGYPVMARVAYALGGLGSGVCYTEQALKEKCEQAFSKVPQILIEEYLEGWKEIEYEIVRDSYDNCITVCNMENFDPMGIHTGESIVVAPSQTLTNNEYHMLREVAIRVIRHLGIIGECNIQYAFDPNSEDYRIIEVNARLSRSSALASKATGYPLAFVAAKLGLGMPLTEVRNSITLATKACFEPALDYIVVKIPRWDLQKFWHVKKEIGSEMKSVGEVMAIGRNFEETLQKALRMLGTGMQGLVCNGIRLKDLDKQIKNPTDERVFAIAEALKRRYSIDKLYSLSHIDKWFLHKLKNIIETEKKVKKAKKIGRLDKKILLQAKQHGFSDMQIAVLLGIDELKVRNHRQKAGIMPFIKQIDTLAAEYPARTNYLYLTYNASEDDIAGRSKEVMVLGSGAYRIGSSVEFDWCCVNAVLTLRKLGHKTIMLNYNPETVSTDYDICDKLFFDEISFEAVMDIYEKQGCSGIILSMGGQIPNNLALRLHKQKAKVLGTSPVSIDNAEDRHKFSSLLDRLKIDQPEWRELTTIKEAKRFALKVGYPVLIRPSYVLSGAAMSIALNQKSLEQYLEKASDVSKEHPVVVSKFITEAKEIEIDAVANRGSLVCWAISEHVENAGVHSGDATMVLPPQRLYLETSRRIKKIAKTLAKHLNITGPFNMQFIAKNNKVKVIELNLRSSRSFPFVSKVFKLNFIDLATKAMLNKKIPKIERSAFELDYVGCKAPQFSFARLRGSDPRLSVEMASTGEVACFGDDIYEAFLKAFISVGYRIPKKNILLSTGTPENKADLLHSCIMLNKMGYKLYATRGTHAYLRENSIPSIKLNWPLDRTEPNAVSFIKTKKIDFVINIPKSHKKKELSNGYLIRRAAIDYNIPLVTNTQLAKLFIRAISLYREKDLKIKAWGEYGE, encoded by the coding sequence ATGAAAAATAAAACTAAGAAAGAAAACGTAAAGCATAACATAAAAAAAGTAGTCATACTTGGCTCCGGGGCCATAAAAATCGGGCAGGCTGGAGAATTCGATTATAGCGGCTCGCAAGCAATCAAGGCCATGAAGGAAGAAGGGATAAGAACAGTCCTGATAAACCCAAATATCGCAACAATACAGACGAGTGAGGCACTTGCAGATGAGATATACTTCATACCGATAACCGCATATACTGTAGAGCAGGTCATAAAAAAAGAAAAGCCCGACGGCATTTTACTGGCTTTCGGCGGCCAGACAGCATTGAACTGCGGGGTGCAGCTGAAAAAAAGGGGGACGCTGAAAAAATACAAAGTAAAAGTTCTGGGAACCCCTGTAGAAAGCATCGAAGTAACAGAAGACAGGGAGCTGTTCAAGAGAAAGCTCAAGCAGATAAATGCAAAAACCCCCAAAAGCATCTCAACACAGAACGTAAAGCAGGCATTGGCAGCAGCAAAAAAGCTGGGCTATCCTGTAATGGCAAGAGTTGCCTATGCCTTAGGCGGACTTGGCTCAGGAGTCTGCTATACTGAACAGGCGCTGAAGGAAAAATGCGAACAAGCATTCTCAAAAGTCCCCCAGATCCTTATAGAGGAATACCTCGAAGGATGGAAAGAGATAGAATACGAAATAGTGAGAGACTCCTATGATAATTGCATAACAGTCTGCAATATGGAAAACTTCGACCCCATGGGTATACATACAGGCGAATCGATAGTTGTAGCCCCTTCCCAGACCCTCACAAACAATGAATACCATATGCTCAGGGAGGTAGCTATTCGCGTGATAAGGCATCTTGGCATTATCGGAGAATGCAATATACAGTACGCCTTCGACCCCAATTCAGAGGATTACCGCATAATCGAGGTGAATGCAAGGTTATCAAGGTCCTCTGCTCTCGCCAGCAAAGCTACCGGTTACCCTCTTGCATTCGTCGCAGCAAAGCTCGGGCTGGGCATGCCGCTTACCGAAGTCAGGAACTCTATTACGCTTGCAACAAAAGCATGCTTCGAGCCTGCACTCGACTATATTGTGGTAAAAATTCCAAGATGGGACCTACAGAAGTTCTGGCATGTGAAAAAGGAAATAGGCTCTGAGATGAAGTCTGTTGGAGAGGTGATGGCAATAGGCCGCAATTTTGAGGAAACGCTTCAGAAAGCCTTGAGGATGCTCGGGACTGGAATGCAGGGCCTTGTATGCAACGGTATTAGGCTGAAAGATTTAGACAAGCAGATTAAAAATCCAACAGACGAAAGGGTATTCGCAATAGCGGAAGCGCTGAAGAGGCGCTATTCCATAGATAAGCTATACAGCCTTTCGCACATAGACAAATGGTTCCTGCATAAATTAAAAAACATCATAGAGACAGAGAAAAAGGTAAAGAAGGCAAAAAAGATTGGCAGGCTCGATAAAAAAATCCTGCTGCAGGCAAAGCAGCACGGCTTCTCAGATATGCAGATAGCGGTTCTTCTAGGTATAGATGAGCTCAAAGTGAGGAATCACAGGCAGAAAGCGGGCATAATGCCTTTCATCAAGCAGATTGACACACTTGCAGCAGAATACCCTGCCAGAACGAACTACCTCTACCTCACTTATAATGCCTCAGAAGACGACATAGCCGGACGCAGCAAAGAGGTAATGGTGCTTGGCTCAGGCGCATACAGGATAGGAAGCTCTGTTGAATTTGACTGGTGCTGTGTTAATGCGGTCCTTACCTTAAGGAAATTAGGCCATAAAACAATAATGCTCAACTACAACCCCGAGACAGTCTCCACAGACTACGACATCTGCGACAAGCTTTTCTTCGACGAGATAAGCTTCGAGGCTGTCATGGACATATACGAGAAGCAGGGATGCTCAGGCATTATACTCTCAATGGGCGGGCAGATTCCCAACAACCTTGCACTAAGGCTTCATAAACAGAAAGCAAAAGTTCTCGGCACATCTCCTGTGTCAATAGACAACGCTGAAGACAGGCATAAGTTTTCCTCGCTGCTGGACAGGCTGAAAATAGACCAGCCCGAATGGAGGGAGCTCACAACAATAAAGGAAGCAAAGCGCTTTGCATTAAAAGTCGGCTATCCCGTACTTATAAGGCCAAGCTATGTCCTGAGCGGTGCGGCGATGAGCATAGCGCTGAATCAAAAAAGCCTTGAGCAATATCTTGAAAAGGCATCAGACGTAAGCAAAGAGCATCCTGTGGTCGTGTCTAAATTCATAACAGAGGCAAAAGAGATAGAGATAGATGCTGTAGCCAACAGGGGCAGCCTTGTGTGCTGGGCAATAAGCGAGCATGTGGAGAATGCTGGGGTGCATTCGGGGGATGCTACCATGGTGCTGCCGCCGCAAAGGCTTTATCTTGAAACATCAAGAAGGATAAAGAAGATAGCCAAGACACTGGCAAAGCATCTCAACATTACAGGCCCGTTCAATATGCAGTTCATAGCCAAGAATAACAAAGTAAAGGTCATCGAGCTTAACCTGCGCTCTTCAAGGAGCTTTCCGTTTGTGTCAAAGGTCTTCAAATTGAATTTTATCGACCTGGCCACTAAAGCTATGCTGAATAAGAAGATTCCAAAGATAGAAAGGTCTGCTTTTGAGCTTGATTATGTGGGCTGCAAGGCTCCGCAGTTCAGCTTTGCAAGGCTCAGGGGCTCAGACCCCAGGCTAAGCGTGGAAATGGCATCAACAGGCGAGGTAGCATGCTTCGGGGATGATATATACGAAGCCTTCCTCAAAGCATTCATATCCGTAGGGTATAGGATACCTAAAAAAAATATCCTCTTATCGACCGGAACGCCGGAAAACAAGGCTGATTTGCTGCATAGCTGCATCATGCTCAATAAGATGGGCTATAAACTCTATGCAACCAGGGGGACACATGCCTACCTCAGGGAAAACAGCATACCATCAATAAAGCTAAACTGGCCCCTTGACAGGACAGAACCCAATGCCGTGTCCTTTATCAAAACAAAGAAAATAGATTTCGTGATAAATATCCCCAAATCACATAAGAAAAAAGAGCTTTCCAACGGCTATCTGATAAGGAGAGCGGCAATAGACTACAATATACCGCTGGTAACCAATACCCAGTTGGCGAAGCTTTTCATAAGGGCAATATCATTGTATAGGGAAAAAGATTTAAAGATCAAGGCATGGGGCGAATACGGAGAGTGA